TTTTATCCTCTGAACAAATAAGCACTGAAGAATTACTGGACACACTTACCAGCTACAAAAAAACGACCGGGGTCATCTATTATGCCTGGCTCCGACAATATGGAAGCAATAAGAATTATTATCTATCGGACCACCTTAAAAAAATACTTCCCAGCTTCCTGGAAGTTCCGGTATTCACATTAGCCGATTTAAACCTTCAAGAAAACTTATATGTAGGCGGGCATTATATCTCCATCCATGATTTCACGAACACAGTAATGTCTTTAATCGGGCGTATTTTATCAGGCGAAGCCGCCTCTTCCATTCCTTATCAAAATGGTGGAATTCCACAAACTTATCTCAATTTCGCCGATCTGAAGTGGTGTAAAATTCCCGAAAACTTATATCCGAAAGATGCAGTTTATTTCTTTCAGCCTCCTACTTTCTACCAACAATATAAAACTTATATCTGGATGACAGGCTTATTCATAGCCCTACTCATCGCTCTGTATATTTTCTACCATATCCATTCCCAAAGACATAAAAAGGAACTCATTCAAGCTAAGGAACGTGCCGAAGAATCCGACCGGTTAAAGTCTGCTTTTCTTGCCAACATGAGTCATGAGATACGTACTCCGCTCAATGCAATTGTTGGTTTTTCCAGCATTCTTGCTGAGACAACAGACACACCGGAAAATCATGAATACATCAGAATTATAGAAGATAACAATTACCTGTTATTACAACTCATAAACGACATCCTCGATTTGTCAAGAATAGAAGCCGGTTTACTGGACTTCTGCTACACCGATGTAGACGTAAACAGCTGTATCCGTAAACTTGAGGATACTTTCCGTTTCAGGATGCCGGCAAACGTGAAATGTGTAACAGAATTCAGTATGAAGAAATGCTATATCCATACTGAAAAGAACCGTCTGATGCAAGTACTTGGAAATTACTTCTCCAATGCTATCAAATACACCAATCAAGGAAGCATTACCATTGGTTATTATCCTCCCAAAAACGAAAAAATCCGTTTCTATGTACGGGATACAGGTTGTGGTATTTCCCCCGATAAACAACAAACCATTTTTCAGCGTTTTGTAAAGCTGGACAACTTCAAGCAAGGCACAGGACTCGGCTTGTCTATCTGCCAAATGATAGCAGAAAAGATGAATGCCACTGTCGGAATACATTCTGAAGTGAATAAAGGTTCCGAGTTCTGGATAGAGTTCCCTTACCAACCCGTTAATTAAAAATAGAACTACTATTAACAACAAGACAACAAAAAAGATTAGAAATCTTTTGGAAAATTCAAAGAAGTCTTTATCTTTGCAAGCGAAATAAAAATGTAATTATTACAAGTTTGAATTAAGAAAATATGGAAATAGTAGTAGAACGATTGCAAGGGCATAATATCAAACCTTCGGTGCAGCGCATTGCCATCATGAAATATCTTATGGAGCACCGCACGCATCCAACGGTAGACGAGATTTATACAGCACTGTCTCCTACTATACCAACGCTTTCAAAAACGACAGTTTACAACACGCTGAAAATTTTGAGCGAGCAAGGAGCTGCACAGACGCTGACCATTGATGAGCGTAACACATGTTATGATGCCGACACTACTCCACATGCACATTTCCTGTGCAAACGCTGTGGTAAAGTTTATGATCTGGCGTGTAATGACACTGTAAGACAAGTGGTAGATACAAATATGGATGGACACGAAGTGCAGGAAATCCACTATTATTACAAAGGAATCTGTAAACAATGTAAAGAAGACTAACGTTTTATTATAAGAACAAACGAATAACTAATTCAATTAAATCAAAAAGAAAATGAAAAAATTTAGATGTACTGTATGCGGTTACGTATATGAAGGTGATGCCGCTCCTGAGAAATGCCCGTTGTGTAAAGCTCCTGCAAGCAAATTCGTAGAAGTTGTAGAAACTACAGAAGATGGTCCTCTTTCTTTTGCTGACGAACATGTAATCGGTGTAGCTAAAGGTTGTGATGACGAAATGATCAAAGACCTGAATAATCACTTCATGGGCGAATGTACAGAAGTTGGTATGTACTTGGCTATGAGCCGTCAGGCTGACCGCGAAGGTTACCCCGAAGTAGCTGAAGCTTTCAAACGTTATGCTTGGGAAGAAGCAGAACACGCTTCTAAATTCGCAGAACTGTTGGGCGACTGTGTATGGGATACCAAAACTAACCTTGAAAAGAGAATGAATGCCGAATCTGGTGCTTGCGAAGACAAGAAGCGTATTGCTACTCGCGCAAAAGCTTTGAATCTGGATGCTATCCATGACACTGTTCATGAAATGGCTAAAGATGAAGCTCGCCACGGTAAAGGTTTCGAAGGACTTTACAACCGTTACTTCAAGAAATAATCCTTCTTAGTATTTTTAGGGAAAGAGGTTGCCATTTTGGTAACCTCTTTTGCTATAATACAATCCATCCCCTCTCAAGTTATCCCACGAAATGTAACATATCTTTTGCTATACGTTACATCCCCCTTTATAAAGGTTTTTTCCTCCATATTATGTTTGCGAGAATATCTGTTTTCAATTACTTTTGTATCACAATTGCTAACCCCAACGTAATCATGAAAACACTATTACCCATCTTATTTCTCTTCTTTGCAGCATACGGATACGGTCAATCAGAGAAACTATTTACAGTAGACCGTGAATTATCAAACAGCAATATCAATCAAATATATCAAGCCAAAGACGGAGTTGTCTGGATAGCCACCGAAGACGGACTTAATCGCTACGATGGTGCCAAGTTCAGCGTGTACAAACATAAAGAAGAAAATGACAGTTCATTAGTGGATAACAATGTACGGATACTTTTCGAAGACAGCAAAGGGAACTTCCTGGTAGGCACACAACGCGGACTACAACTTTACGACCCGGCAACAGACCTCTTTAAAGAAATCCCTATCCTATACCAAACAGGAATAAACATGAGCGCACATATCAGTACGATCCTAGAGCGAAAAAATGGAGAGTTATTAATAGGTACTTCCGGTCATGGCATTTACTCTTTAACATTAGGAGAAACAGAACCTCTTATCAAAGAGGCACAACTACCGGTTCCCAGCTTTTTCATAACATATCTATTCGAAGACCACAACGAAAACCTATGGGTTTCTACAGAAGGCAAGGGATTATACCGTGTTGACGGATCAGGCCAAGCCCATCACTATTTCATCGGAAAAGAGAATGCTTGGAATATTGTCACTTCTATTTGTCTGGATGAAAAAGGAAATATCTATGCCAGTAACATAAATAAAGGAATATTCATCTACAACCAGCAGAAAGATACTTTTACCCCTATCTCCTGCCCGATACTTCCCGACCTGCCCATCAATACAATATATGCTGCCGGACAAGGAAAAATCTATATCGGAACCATAGGTTACGGCATTAAAGTATATGACATACACACACAGAAGATAAAGGAAAGCGAGTTCAGTTTCAGTACTTTCGATTTCAGCAAAGCCGATGTACATGCCATCACAAAAGACAAGGCAGGCAACTTATGGCTGGGTATCAATGGTAAAGGAGTAATACTTCTCCCGGCTACAACAAATCAATTCAAATACATGGGCTACAAGTCTGCAACAACCAATAAGATCGGTTCTAACAGCATAAAAGCAATATGTAAAGACAGTGAAGGAACTTTATGGCTCGGAACTGCAAATGACGGTATATATGGTATAAAAGGAAAGAATAAACCTTCCCTGCACTTTGAGCACAAAAAAAACTCCAATTCTGTGCCGTCCACAATCCACCATATCCACCAGACAGCAGACGGCAGATTGTGGCTGGCTTCGCCTTTGGAAGGACTGGCAGAGATGGATCCCAAAACTGGCCTGTGCCGATACTATAAATTACAGGACCATCATCAAAATGAAGTGAAAAATATATCGTATCTGACATCAGACAAGAATGGAGAACGATTATGGGTAGCCGTCATGGGCGGAGGGGTGTTTTACATAGACCTAAAAACCGGAAAAGTCAACAGATGCGATACTTTTGAAAGCGGAAAAGAATATCAGGAGAATTACAATGTACTCCACAACCGCTGGGTAGCCTCCTTACTGTATACCCGCAACAATAAGTTATATATCGGCACATACGATGGCTTAGGATGTCTGGACGTACCCACTATGAATTTCGCCTCGACCTATGGAAAAAATAGAATATTCAGTGGCAGTATCATACTGACCCTCTTCGAAGATGAACAAGGCGACATTTGGGCAGGCACCACCAAGGGACTCATTCATATAGACGAGAAAAGCGGAAACTCCAAAACGTATACTACACACGATGGATTGCCCAACAATACCATTTGTGCCATTCAAGGCAACAAACAACATGGATTATGGATAAGCACCAATTACGGTATCACAAACATGGATCCGGAAACAGGTACCTTTATCAATTACTATGCAGGAAATGGATTACAAGGAAATGAATTCAGCAAAAATGCTGCCTGTACAGATGAAGATGGATATCTCATCTTTGGAGGTATCAATGGCATCACCTTTTTCCGACCAGCAGAAATCACTACAGAAGTCAAAAAGCCCGAGGTTAGAATTGCCGACTTCTACATCCATAACAAAGCTGTTAAGAAAGGCACGCGTTCCGGTAACCACGAAGTTATAGAAACAGCAGTACAAGAAGCCAGCCGATTCCATTTATGTCATAGAGACAACTCGTTCAGCATCGAATTCTCAGCTATGGAATTTTATAATCCGGAACGGATCACCTATTTTTATTCCATGAATGGAGTCACTTGGGTGGCTTTAGCACCGGGCGTCAACAGAGTTTCTTTCAGTGATCTGGCACCGGGTACTTATCACTTCAGGATGAAAGCCAAAAACTATACAGCCTACTCGGAAGAGAAAGAAATCATCATCCAGATAGATCCGGTATGGTGGGCATCAGGTTGGGCCAAATTAATATACGTCTTATTGACACTATCAATCATCGGATTCATTGTGATGCAAGTGTACCATCGTTACCGCATGCATCAAAAGATGTTGCAACACATTCATTCCGAACAAATTAACGAAGCAAAACTACAGTTCTTCATTAATATTTCCCACGAAATACGAACTCCAATGTCGCTTATCATCAGTCCATTGCAACAACTGATGGCAAAAGATAAGGATGCAGAATGTAGAAAGCTCTACAATACTATACAACGGAATGCCGAACGCATCCTGCAATTGGTAAACCAATTAATGGATATCCGAAAAATAGACAAAGGACAGATGTCCCTCATATTTAAAAAGGCTGAAATTGTTAGTTTTACCCGCAACCTGTTAGAAACCTTTGAGCAACAGACAAGGATCAAGAAACTCGATTTAAAATTCCACACCTCTGCTCCTGAAATAGAAATGTGGATAGATCCTAAGAATTTTGACAAGATCATCCTGAACCTACTGTCGAATGCATGCAAATTCACTCCTGAAAACGGGCAAGTGGAAATCAGCCTCAACACGGGTGAGGATACCAGCCTTCCCCCCAATGCACCTCTGCGTCGATACGTCGAACTCACTGTTACGGACAGCGGTATCGGTATTGCTTCCACTGAACGGGAACACATATTCGAACGATTCTACCAGATACGCAACAGCCAGAACAACTCAAATGTAGGAACAGGTATCGGACTTCATCTCACGCACTCTTTAGTGGAACTGCATCACGGAAATATTCATGTGGAAGACAATGGCGAAGGAAAACCGGGTTCCCGGTTTATCATACGGCTACCGCTGGGAAACGGACACTTGAAAAAGGAAGAAATAGAAGAGACAACGACCCCCGACGCCATAATAAATATTCCGGCTACAGAACCGGCCAGCATAGCTTCCCCACTGCTTTATGACAACGATGAAGAAGCCAACGACAAAGCCCGTGCCCGCAGTCGCCGCCATGTGCTTGTAGTAGAAGACGATGAAGAGATTCGCCACTACATTTGCCGTGAACTGGGCAATGATTTCTACATGACCGAATGCTGTAACGGAAAAGAAGCATTGGCATCGATATTATACCATACGCCTGATCTGATAATCAGCGACGTGATGATGCCTGAAATGGATGGGCTGACACTCTGCCGCAAGATACGGCAGAATGTGAACATCAACTATCTACCCATCATCCTGCTTACCGCCCGTACCAGCGAGGAGGATAATCTGGAAGGGTTGGATACCGGTGCTGATGCTTATCTGATGAAACCGTTCAGCATTGAATTGCTAAGAAAAACTGTCCTAAACATCATCCGCCGCCGGGAACAATTGCGTAATGCCTTCAGCGGCCGTCAGAATCAAGAGGAACAAATCTCAATCCCAGAAGTAAAATCTCCCGATGACCGGCTTATGGAACGTGTCATGCGCGTTATCAATGAGAATTTAAGCAATCCGGCATTAACCGTTGAAATGATCAGTACGGAAGTAGGTATCAGCCGTGTACATCTACATCGCAAACTCAAAGGACTCACGAATCAGACTACACAACAACTCATTCGTAACTTACGTCTGAAGCAGGCAGCCTCCTTGTTGGCCGGCAAACGTCATAATATAACAGAAGTAGCTACATTAACCGGTTTTGCGCATCCCACTTACTTCGCTACGGCATTCCGCGAAATGTATGGCATGTCACCATCAGAGTATATGGAACGCCATATAGGGCAGGATAAAACGAAAGATGGCATCTTTTGATATGAAAGATGCCAACTTTTGCAACAAGAAATGCCTACTTTTGATAAAAAAGATAGCATCTTTTACATAACTATTTTAAAGTTCTTGTCCGAGGGCTTTCCGTTAGGTTAAGCCTACCGGGCATATCACCTCCGCAATCTACTATAATCTTATGCAATACTATCGCCGGACTGAGAGGGCGAATGGTCAGAGTATGTACCCCGGCCTCCAGAGTGACATCAGGAAAAGTTACTTTTGACTCTATCACCCGTGCCGCTCCCGCAGGATACATTTTTGAATAACAGTTAGCCCAAGTCAGGTCTGAATTGTAATTCACGATTTGTTCTTTACCGTCATCTAAACGAATGGCATAACTATGCCCTCCTTTAATAAAAGGTAGGGTACTATCCAATATCAGGCGTACACGCACACCGGACAAGTCAGACTTTAATCGAATTTGATAGGTCAATGAAGCACCGGATACCGGTTTGGTATATGGCATCAGTGAAAGTCCGGAGAGTGTACGTCCCAAGTCCGGTATAACAGTCCATTGCGTACCCGGCTCCTGCATAGATGTAGCAAAACGTTCCGCTTCCATTACCACTACACCACTGTTCTCTTCATATTCATAACCACCCATTGCGATACTTCCGTTCCGGGAAATATCCACACGGGTTACTTTCGGCATTATATTTCCTCCTTTCGGTTCATCCCATGAAGTATAGCCTATATGGGTCTGATCCATCATGTGTTTCCATTTGCCATCGGCAATATTATTATTATAATCGGTGCATAGCTCCGCATCTCTCCGAAAGCAATACTCCACACGATCCGCCCAAGCATTGGCACGCACATCATTTTCAGCAACCAACTGCCGGTTCATGGCGGTAGCATAGTACATTTCATAAAGATTAGCCATAGCCTGCACAGGAAACAATACCAGTTCCTTATAAGCATCGCGCCTATTCTCCGGCAGCAAAGCAAACTGACGGACTGCATGTGCTTCCAATGCCAGAAACTCATCGGCCACAGCTTTAAATTCACCACTTTGCAAATTATAGGTTTCGTGATCCAGCATCTCCGCCGTCACACGGGCGCAATACTTACAATAAAGATTTAAAATCCGAGCTGCTTCGTCAGCATATTCATTACCAAATTGCTGGCTACAAAATTTTCTTGTATAATCCATCAGGTTACCCGCATTAAAAGCATCAGGATTCCATGCCATTTTCAAGAAGAAATCCGTAGGAAACTCATTCGGTTTCAAATCACCTACATTCAATATCCACATCTTATCCACACCATAAGCATACGTCAGATAAAGCTGTTCCCACATATGCTGGATTTGAGTCATATTCAACCACTGGTAAGCACGCGGGGCACCATGCAAATCCACATGATAGTACATACCATAACCACCGGGATGACGTTTAGCCCCCGGGGCGGGCAGACGACGAACATCTCCCCAATTGTCATCACATAACAGAATCATTACATCATCCGGTATCTGCATACCTTGATCGTAATATTCCAGCACCTCACTATAAAGTGCCCATAATTGTGGAGTCTTAGAAGCAGGTTTTCCCGTGACTTTGGCTATGATGCTGCGCTGTTCTTTCACTATATTTTCCAACAATCTCGTATCCGTATCAGCTCCCATCGGCGCATCACCATCACCACGCATAGCAATGGTCACCACTTCTTCTTTACCCCGCATACGCTCTATGCCTTCACGGAAAAAGCGGCCGATGCCATCTTTGTTTGTCTGATAATTCCAAGCTCCATACACTTTACGATTGCGAGCATACTCCTGATGGTTACGCGCCATAGGCTCATGGTGTGAAGTACCGATTATGATTCCCATCTCATCAGCCAATGGACTGTTCATGGGATCATCCGCATAGAAAGCAGCACTCCACATTGCAGGCCATAGGAAGTTGGCTTTCAGACGGAGCAGCAACTCATACACATGCACGTACATTTTACTATTGAAGCCACCATAACGTTCCGTAGTCCAACTTCCCATGCAAGGCCACTCATCATTAATAAAAATACCGCGATACTTCACTGCCGGTTCTCCATCAGTATATACACCTTTCTTTATATAGAGTTCCTCATGCCGTTCCGCCGGAACATCCGCCCACCAATACCAAGGAGACACCCCTATCTGACGGGATAACTCATAAATGCCATAGATAGTTCCACGCTTATCACTACCGGCAATCAACAACACTTCACCCGGAAATCCTTCTATCGGATCTTTCACTGTGGTAATTATAAACTTCTCATTCTTGCCTTTCAATTCGCGGGCATCCAGTTTCTTTGATTTCACCAAATGTTTTATGAATGGAGATTCATCAAAAGAGCCAATAAGAATACGTACATTTTGCCCATCCGTATTTCCCTCCCGTTTTGTATCGGTCACTAATGCAGGACGTATATCGGCCACGTTATAAAAATCCTCCTGCAAATTATGCACAGCCGTTAATACTCCTTTATGCTCCTCATCAGCACATAAAATACTGAAACTCCTTTGTTGAGATGTTACAAGCTCCAACGTACCTTCTTCCCGAATGAAAGAGACAAACTTATCCGCCGCTTGCAAGGTCGAAACCACAGTGAAGCAAAATTGCAGGCAGACAATCCATGTTTTTAATGACATTTTCATCATATAGAAATAAATTAGATTAACCCGTTTGCGGAATTAGAAGCTGTCCGGCATCCTGCCAGAGCCGTACCAAAAAGGGTTCAAATACCTATTTGCTCCGTACCATCTCCGGATAGAGGTACTTCTAACCGAATTTACTACGGAGTTGGTACGGGCCAAGTACTGTCCAACCCCGATCTTGGTCTCTATTAGGGTATAGGAAATAAACCATTAATTCCGCCAACGGGTTAGATTAATAATACTGTAAAGGTACACACCTTCCGAAAGCCTGCCAAAGATCACAGTTACAGATACTTTCATACATATTACGAGTTAAAAGAATAAGGCTGTGTTACATCAGTTAAAGTCCATGATACACCCCTAATACAGAATGCAACATCAGTTAATCTTTCTGCAATAGCAACATATTTATTACTATTATTATATTTTATACTTTTGCTTTAGAAATTAAAAAGGTTCTTATCATTATTTATTAATCTTAAAAACGAACAAAGTTATGAAAAGTATGTATGACAATAGTTAACCTCACTTTATGACATCAGAGAAAACATAGTTATTAACTATCTTAAACTAATGGTAATGAAAAATGTAAAAAAGAAAATTCAAAGGATTCCTTACTTGTTTCTTTTGATGCTTTTCAGCTGTCTGACAGCTTCGGCACAACAAGGAATCACAGTGAAAGGAACAGTCTTAGACGACAATGGAGAGACTATTATTGGAGCCTCGGTAGTTGTAAAAGGTAATAATTCAATAGGTACGATCTCAGATATAGACGGCTATTTTGTGTTGACTGTGCCCAATGAGAAATCTGTTCTTGTTGTTTCATTTGTAGGTATGGAGGCACAGGAAGTAAAGGCTACCAAAGGAATAATCAGAGTGATTCTGAAAGATGACACACAGCTACTGGACGAAGTAGTCGTAGTAGGTTATGGACAGCAAAAAAAAGCATCGGTAGTGGGAGCTATCACACAGACTTCCGGAAAGACGCTTGAACGAGCCGGAGTAAATAATTTAGGAGCCGCCTTAACGGGTAATCTTCCTGGTGTAATCACTTCCAGTTCTACCGGTATGCCCGGTGCAGAAGACCCCAAAATCATTATCCGCACACAGAGTTCATGGAACAACAGTGAACCCTTGGTGTTGGTAGACGGTATCGAGCGTGAAATGAGTTCTGTAGATATCTCCTCCGTGGAAAACATTTCGGTATTAAAGGATGCATCAGCCACTGCCGTTTATGGTGTGAAAGGTGCTAATGGTGTAATTCTCATTACTACCAAACGTGGTAAGGAAGGAAAGGCCAATGTACAGATCAAGGCTAATATGACGGCTAAAGTAGTATCGAAGCTCCCTGAAAAATATGACGCTTACGATACATTTTATCTAATGAATAATTCCATTGAGCGCGAAGCTGCTCTCAATCCTGCCGGATGGGCCAACTATACACCGGCAGCCATCATTGACAAGTATCGTCATCCGGCCAACGCTGAAGAGTGGGATCGCTATCCCAACGTAGATTGGGAGAAGGAACTCTTCAAAAAAGTAGCCATGTCCTACAATACCAGTGTCAACGTATCGGGCGGTACAAAAGTAGTGAATTACTTTGCAGCTGTGGATTTCGTGAATGAAGGAGACTTATTCAAAAGCTTCGAAAACGGACGTGGCTACAACTCCGGCTTCGGCTATAACCGCATCAATGTGCGCAGCAACCTGGATTTCCATTTGACTAAAACCACCAAATTCTCTACTAACTTGTTCGGATCGAATGCACAACGCCAGCTACCTTGGAATATGGGAGACAACGACACCGGTTTCTGGAACTCAGCTTATAAGTCCGCTCCCGATGCCATGCGTCCCATCTATTCCAATGGCATGTGGGGTTGGTATGCCCCACGCGATGCCGATGTGCCCAACTCGGCCTACAGTTTAGCAGTTGGTGGTAAAGAAAAACGAACTACCACTAAAATGACTACTGACTTTATCCTGGAACAAGATTTGACTATGTTGACCAAAGGACTTAGATTCAAGGCTAATTTTTCTATGGATTATACATTTGTAGAGAATAACCGTGGACTCAATGACATGTATAACGATGCACAACGCCTATGGGTAAATTCCGACACTGGTGAATATGTTTACAAATTTGATCCTGATACAGGTACTGGGCTTGACAAAGTTATCAACCCTATTTATTGGTCACAACAATCAGGTAGTGCAAATATGGGATCCACCTATCGCAAACTTTACTACTCTATGCAATTAGACTATGCCCGCACTTTTGGGAAGCACGAAGTAACCGCTCTCGGTCTTTTCAGCCGATTAAAAGAGGCACGTGGCAGTATGTTCCCTATTTATCGAGAAGACTGGGTATTCCGTTTGACTTATAATTATGCCATGCGTTATTTCTTTGAAGCAAACGGTGCTTATAATGGTTCCGAAAAATTTGGTCCGGATTATCGTTTTGCTTTCTTCCCTTCTCTTTCAATCGGTTGGATGATTAGTGAAGAAAAATTCATGAAAAATCTTAAATTCATAGACATGTTGAAAATCCGAGGTTCATGGGGACGTATTGGCGACGACAATGTCGGTGGTCGTTTTTTATACAAGGATCAATTAAGTAATGGAGGTAACACTGTTATGGGGAGCATCAATCCTGACAATTCTCCTTATACTTTCTGGAAAACTTCTTCACTGGGTAACCCGAATATTTCTTGGGAGACAGTAGAGAAACGCAATATTGGTTTGGATTACGCTTTCTTCAACGGACTAATAGCAGGTTCGGTAGATATATTTAACGATGTCCGCACAGACATTATAGTTGATGGTGGTAGCCGTGCTATTCCTTCCTATTTCGGTGCAACAGCCCCTAAAGCTAATTTAGGTAAAGTCAATAGCCATGGTTACGAATTGGAACTGCGATTGAACCATATTTTCAACAATGGTTTGCGTGCTTGGTTAAACACCAGTATGACTCATGCCATCAATGAAATCAAGTTCAGGGATGACGCTCCTTTGCTGCCTGCTTATCAGAAAGGGGTCGGACATACCATCAATCAAGTCTATTCATACATAGACCATGGTAATTTGGGCACTTGGGACGATGTGATAGGCAGCAGTACTTGGACAACCGGAAATGATATGAAATTACCGGGTGACTACAACATCATCGACTTTAATGGCGACGGCATAGTTAATATTGACGACCGTGCTCCTTATCAGTA
The nucleotide sequence above comes from Bacteroides intestinalis DSM 17393. Encoded proteins:
- a CDS encoding SusC/RagA family TonB-linked outer membrane protein, with amino-acid sequence MVMKNVKKKIQRIPYLFLLMLFSCLTASAQQGITVKGTVLDDNGETIIGASVVVKGNNSIGTISDIDGYFVLTVPNEKSVLVVSFVGMEAQEVKATKGIIRVILKDDTQLLDEVVVVGYGQQKKASVVGAITQTSGKTLERAGVNNLGAALTGNLPGVITSSSTGMPGAEDPKIIIRTQSSWNNSEPLVLVDGIEREMSSVDISSVENISVLKDASATAVYGVKGANGVILITTKRGKEGKANVQIKANMTAKVVSKLPEKYDAYDTFYLMNNSIEREAALNPAGWANYTPAAIIDKYRHPANAEEWDRYPNVDWEKELFKKVAMSYNTSVNVSGGTKVVNYFAAVDFVNEGDLFKSFENGRGYNSGFGYNRINVRSNLDFHLTKTTKFSTNLFGSNAQRQLPWNMGDNDTGFWNSAYKSAPDAMRPIYSNGMWGWYAPRDADVPNSAYSLAVGGKEKRTTTKMTTDFILEQDLTMLTKGLRFKANFSMDYTFVENNRGLNDMYNDAQRLWVNSDTGEYVYKFDPDTGTGLDKVINPIYWSQQSGSANMGSTYRKLYYSMQLDYARTFGKHEVTALGLFSRLKEARGSMFPIYREDWVFRLTYNYAMRYFFEANGAYNGSEKFGPDYRFAFFPSLSIGWMISEEKFMKNLKFIDMLKIRGSWGRIGDDNVGGRFLYKDQLSNGGNTVMGSINPDNSPYTFWKTSSLGNPNISWETVEKRNIGLDYAFFNGLIAGSVDIFNDVRTDIIVDGGSRAIPSYFGATAPKANLGKVNSHGYELELRLNHIFNNGLRAWLNTSMTHAINEIKFRDDAPLLPAYQKGVGHTINQVYSYIDHGNLGTWDDVIGSSTWTTGNDMKLPGDYNIIDFNGDGIVNIDDRAPYQYASTPQNTYNASLGFEWKGFSCFAQFYGVTNVTREVNFPTFRSTAHVAYAEGAYWTPGGNATLPTPRWGTTVDPAATGTRYWYDGAYLRLKNVEVSYTFKNNWLKKIGVNSCRLYLNGDNLYMWTDMPDDREANYGTGSSDGAYPTVRRFNLGIDITL